In Aspergillus fumigatus Af293 chromosome 4, whole genome shotgun sequence, one genomic interval encodes:
- a CDS encoding ribosylnicotinamide kinase, giving the protein MTMAEAEAETTTGSKNPITIVGISGPSSSGKTTLARLLQRIFAHANENMQTFIMHEDDFYLPDDRIPYTTTASGKTVQDWDTVEAIDVPFMVAALSYIRQHGRLPPRLKSKEDLNEASDSGVSDETITQLQRQVSDKLRQFGPALAGDGGEGKRTVVFFEGFLLFSPPEAEVREHVLRPVHEQLDVRLFLPSPYESVKERRERRSGYVTIGPAPVPPLPHRDSAASKDAKQQVDLEAEDNAPPQNFWTDPPGYVDDIVWPRYVRDHAWLLLPESGLDNDRYQSTRNSDTDELIRIVGQGTNVRTDAGVAVAPGKGTLPMVDVLKWAIQEVMKPLEMAEQ; this is encoded by the exons ATGACCATGGCTGAAGCCGAAGCTGAAACAACCACCGGCTCCAAAAACCCCATCACCATAGTCGGAATCTCCGGCCCCTCATCCAGCGGCAAGACAACCCTAGCCCGGCTCCTGCAGCGGATATTCGCGCATGCCAACGAAAACATGCAGACCTTTATCATGCACGAGGATGACTTTTACCTCCCTGATGATCG AATCCCATACACGACAACCGCCTCCGGCAAAACAGTCCAAGACTGGGACACCGTCGAGGCCATCGACGTGCCGTTCATGGTTGCAGCACTGTCCTACATCCGGCAGCATGGCCGGCTTCCCCCGCGTttgaagagcaaggaggATCTCAACGAGGCGTCGGATTCGGGCGTCAGCGACGAGACGATTACCCAGCTGCAGCGCCAGGTTTCTGACAAGCTGCGGCAGTTTGGACCGGCTTTGGCGGGAGACGGGGGAGAGGGAAAGCGAACGgttgtcttcttcgaggGGTTTTTGTTGTTTAGCCCGCCCGAGGCGGAGGTCAGGGAGCATGTGCTGCGGCCGGTGCACGAGCAGCTCGATGTGCGTTTATTTTTGCCGTCGCCGTATGAATCTGTCAAGGAACGCCGCGAGAGGAGGAGTGGCTATGTGACTATTGGACCGGCCCCTGTCCCGCCGCTGCCGCACCGGGATTCGGCGGCTTCCAAGGATGCAAAGCAGCAAGTTGACTTGGAGGCAGAGGATAATGCCCCGCCGCAGAACTTCTGGACGGATCCGCCGGGCTACGTAGATGATATTGTTTGGCCACGATACGTACGAGATCATGCGTGGTTGCTGTTGCCAGAAAGCGGTCTTGACAATGATCGATACCAGAGCACCAGGAATTCGGATACTGACGAGTTGATCAGAATTGTAGGGCAAGGTACTAACGTGAGGACTGATGCCGGTGTGGCTGTCGCTCCTGGGAAGGGGACATTGCCCATGGTTGATGTATTAAAATGGGCTATACAGGAGGTGATGAAGCCATTGGAGATGGCCGAGCAATGA
- a CDS encoding NADH dehydrogenase [ubiquinone] 1 alpha subcomplex subunit 1, with amino-acid sequence MGVPFEALIPYGIIIAMFGVTGAGLTAAKYFGNEGKKARWNKDLWDRQMMERDLRITGTLRGQSGNAVAPKGFDVSNPWKLVFACIS; translated from the exons ATGGGTGTCCCTTTCGAAGCCCTCATCCCCTATgggatcatcatcgcc ATGTTCGGCGTGACCGGTGCCGGCCTCACTGCTGCTAAGTACTTTGGAAACGAAGGGAAGAAGGCGCGGTGGAACAAGGATCTGTGGGATAGA CAAA TGATGGAAAGAGACTTGAGAATCACAGGAACTTTACGAGGCCAGTCAGGCAATGCCGTAGCACCAAAGGGATTCGATGTCAGCAACCCATGGAAG CTTGTGTTCGCTTGCATTTCCTAA
- a CDS encoding putative HMG box transcriptional regulator, protein MSYNRVLPKPPALLYDTPQVPIPRRSSSLLEHKIMNDEPTTKVSLVDHPVDGGSCRYTADAPATGLPQVHLSLNRTKLALGKIASDSPIESPKLAAPVPTKDMPVRERSSQSERSSSSSPVKSTASKESVMQFCLCQPDPKIPRPRNAFILYRQHYQAAVVAQNPGLANPDISKIIGEQWRKLPQETKDEWKALAEEEKARHQQQYPEYRYQPRRYGRDGNSRATGSGISHSPPGSAVCNRCGGRVMTPPVSPDAPFTPSASAASPHPDMVMARSYQRRARDSDRQPNPIRVDNHGDSCPPRQIPYEEAGCRSPDSKRRRFNSQVNLKPNVHRDRSPESAYPMSPYTPRTDGPNTRTLNQIVHPSRTARYNRDHPPHDPSLKLPPLQTTVPLPGSVMPITPFPHDGLSLEATVMTIPFLNKIKVLAKISPPLIPSFRDNSIPQRGVVIAVDGQDPAQVKAVVDYLNAVFQKEGKYKPRVFEGPEVRSRESYSAAGQMGDATVDYLNTISVWHRISDDIVSFVKPTREPSESKPEDDDSASEISPKTIIPKTAGLKISSPAQSSENGSESASSISGSGLSPVPIALVPRYQLTNADAFACSVPINDSYAPLDHWQWMASLWRACVGPDITVYIRDCEKDELGRYGGNPVEVRLQDARTVVVRRLAGSQKELEEKALKRVCFEIEDFLTQ, encoded by the exons ATGTCTTACAATCGAGTTCTCCCCAAACCTCCTGCTTTGCTCTATGACACTCCTCAAGTCCCTATTCCAAGACGGTCAAGTAGCCTCCTTGAACACAAGATCATGAATGACGAGCCAACTACCAAAGTTTCACTGGTAGACCATCCCGTCGACGGTGGTTCGTGCAGGTACACTGCTGACGCACCAGCAACTGGGCTGCCTCAGGTGCACCTCTCTTTGAATCGGACGAAGCTCGCCCTAGGCAAGATCGCTTCCGACTCTCCCATCGAGTCTCCTAAGCTCGCGGCACCAGTACCCACCAAGGACATGCCTGTGCGAGAGCGCTCCTCTCAATCGGAGagatcttcctcgtccagtCCTGTGAAGTCAACTGCGTCAAAGGAGTCAGTCATGCAATTCTGTCTCTGTCAACCGGACCCCAAGATCCCCAGGCCAAGAAACG CTTTTATCTTGTATCGGCAACATTATCAAGCCGCAGTAGTGGCTCAAAATCCAGGGCTTGCGAACCCGGATATATCCAAAATCATTGGAGAGCAATGGAGGAAACTCCCGCAAGAAACCAAGGATGAATGGAAGGCTCTTGCTGAG gaagaaaaagctcgtcaccagcagcagTACCCAGAATACCGGTACCAACCCCGTCGCTATGGCCGGGATGGAAATTCCCGTGCAACCGGCTCTGGCATTAGCCACAGCCCTCCGGGCTCTGCAGTCTGCAACCGATGTGGTGGTCGAGTGATGACCCCACCTGTGTCGCCAGATGCCCCTTTCACACCCAgtgcatctgcagcatctccACATCCCGATATGGTCATGGCTCGAAGTTATCAACGTCGGGCTAGAGATTCTGACAGACAACCAAATCCCATCCGAGTAGACAATCATGGCGATtcttgtcctcctcgtcaaatACCATATGAAGAGGCTGGTTGTCGATCCCCAGACTCGAAGCGACGCCGGTTCAACTCCCAGGTAAATTTGAAACCAAATGTCCATCGAGACCGAAGCCCCGAGTCCGCATATCCAATGTCTCCTTATACCCCCCGCACGGATGGACCCAACACTCGGACTTTGAATCAAATTGTCCATCCTTCGAGGACGGCTCGATATAACAGAGACCATCCACCGCATGATCCAAGTCTGAAGCTTCCACCACTACAGACCACAGTGCCGCTCCCAGGCTCCGTGATGCCTATAACTCCGTTCCCTCACGATGGATTAAGTCTCGAGGCCACCGTCATGACGATCCCCTTCCTCAACAAAATCAAAGTTCTTGCTAAGATATCCCCTCCGCTCATTCCGTCCTTCCGTGACAATTCCATCCCGCAGCGAGGAGTCGTGATTGCTGTTGACGGGCAAGATCCTGCACAAGTAAAAGCAGTGGTCGATTATCTCAACGCTGTCTTCCAGAAGGAAGGAAAATACAAACCCCGCGTGTTTGAAGGCCCCGAGGTCCGCTCGCGGGAGAGTTACTCTGCAGCTGGACAGATGGGCGATGCCACTGTCGATTACCTCAACACCATTTCGGTATGGCATCGTATTTCGGACGACATTGTGAGCTTCGTGAAGCCCACGCGGGAGCCCTCAGAATCAAAgccggaggatgatgacTCCGCCTCTGAGATTTCCCCCAAAACCATCATCCCCAAGACAGCTGGTCTGAAGATAAGCTCTCCGGCTCAATCGAGCGAGAACGGATCAGAATCAGCCTCGTCAATTTCCGGCTCTGGCCTCTCACCAGTCCCCATTGCACTCGTCCCCCGTTACCAACTCACTAACGCAGATGCATTCGCGTGTTCTGTGCCGATCAACGACTCGTACGCTCCATTGGATCACTGGCAGTGGATGGCATCTCTCTGGCGAGCGTGCGTTGGGCCGGACATCACTGTCTACATCCGGGATTGCGAGAAAGACGAGTTGGGTCGGTACGGAGGCAACCCGGTCGAGGTCCGTCTGCAAGATGCACGTACTGTGGTGGTGCGCAGACTAGCCGGCTCCCAGAAGGAACTGGAAGAAAAAGCTTTGAAGCGTGTTTGTTTTGAGATTGAGGATTTCCTCACCCAGTGA
- a CDS encoding DEAD/DEAH box helicase, producing the protein MALAGVGPQLGVASIQPQMMENDTIRLSERPYGSPVRESPSQITPAATPSSSSLLSGSGNRVTAPAQVFIQEKDLFLSDLNSYVAVGVLRKRNEPHDVDADPWADDDKYPGAEIAMLKKGNWVRTCEYTYVKHPQWCYVRVYVLPDDAGHKYIDRSSKTLREALKVVMSKVNRSVDAWDGIFFSDEQVTDGNSNDTGTEDESLWYIFNTLRNPEPQVEAVKDPYARLAMRQLLSEEDAGDTVLDSGVEGLKTPLYPYQRRSAAFMVQREAQPAQMLDPRLQLFKAPNGREYYYDEEEGTIYKEKKLYSEACGGILAETMGCGKTLICLAVILATRCHVPAIPPLYREGEVRREKCASLVEMAATAAGQSSMPWKSYFDRLGRSGMTFTRCIKACEDNRGSYKIPPPPTRHSGRSGVAYPRPPPQLVRLTSGTLIVVPPNLVDHWEEQIARHSQGLKVLVLRNMSNATPNSDDLLQYDIILFSRWRFDQEAGEAVNNRRGVFNNTMESPLFSLHWLRIIIDEGHNVAGSSQTSRTRYLLDKLHIERRWIVSGTPSSGLYGVEVSLASHETNTSSDTDLSEATEAVLQEKRKIEARDDQDLRKLKPIVVNFFDLKPWSNPLSNDHAEWTKYMRLVGKDGKRRKVQALRATLQSLVVRHRMEVIHSEITLPRLYNKVVYLEPTFYDKLNLNLFIFVLAVNAITSEREGDDYMFHTKNKKHLRTLINNLRQAGFWWAGSNLDLSATVKNALEYLEKKRAHMRQEDITTLTEGIEIAEKAFSSGPWNAFRQLNELGVYVRDFPSHARGLWALDPSKPDAEPLHMGIYQACRAQQFVKEHLKSVDPAEGLAGAGIKARREQTEAAERQGPELGFATFPKASKKAPKKSFSKGLMKSLPPDSPLTQTKLLGTTSAKLSYLLSRVMELHSEEKIIIFYDSTNSGVWIAEGLDLLGIEYRMYASTLSPELRTSYLNLFRESEEIRVFLMDLHQASHGLHIANASRVFFVNPIWQPNVESQAIKRAHRIGQTRPVYVETLVLKDTLEDKMLKRRKAMSEKEMQEAEKDLLDDSTMSTIIQNERFIPMPEGEDSAHVAYLSSPLDFFGRHKLAIPDDVGDVEKSPSKRKRLSSNGKTHLDTEPDIITPKKRKSSAGLVFLSPGGILMTPSRNSRSKTPSVTGIDQEKGGICALSETPNSVQQNPESIFGP; encoded by the exons ATGGCGCTGGCTGGTGTAGGGCCGCAACTTGGTGTTGCATCAATTCAGCCGCAG ATGATGGAAAATGATACTATACGACTTAGCGAGCGTCCTTACGGATCTCCCGTACGCGAGTCGCCGTCGCAAATCACACCTGCGGCGacaccctcatcctcatctttATTATCTGGCTCTGGAAATAGGGTTACAGCCCCTGCGCAGGTATTCATCCAAGAAAAGGACTTGTTCTTATCAGATCTAAACTCATACGTTGCCGTCGGCGTCCTGAGAAAGCGCAACGAACCTCACGATGTCGATGCCGACCCTTGGGCGGACGACGACAAGTATCCAGGGGCGGAGATTGCAATGCTGAAGAAAGGCAATTGGGTACGAACATGCGAATATACATATGTGAAGCATCCGCAATGGTGCTATGTCCGTGTCTATGTCCTGCCTGACGATGCTGGGCACAAGTACATTGACCGTTCAAGCAAGACATTGAGGGAGGCACTTAAAGTTGTCATGTCGAAAGTCAATCGGTCCGTCGATGCATGGGATGGTATCTTCTTTTCGGATGAGCAAGTTACCGATGGCAATTCGAATGATACCGGTACCGAGGACGAGTCACTGTGGTACATATTCAACACACTGCGAAATCCCGAGCCGCAAGTTGAAGCCGTGAAAGACCCTTACGCGAGGCTCGCCATGCGACAATTACTTTCAGAGGAGGATGCTGGCGACACAGTACTCGATTCTGGTGTCGAAGGGCTCAAAACACCTTTGTACCCATACCAGCGTCGCTCAGCAGCTTTCATGGTCCAACGTGAAGCGCAGCCAGCCCAGATGTTGGACCCTCGTCTGCAGTTATTCAAGGCCCCCAATGGACGCGAGTACTACtacgacgaagaagaaggcaccATTTAcaaagagaagaagctgtATTCAGAAGCTTGTGGGGGCATCCTAGCGGAAACTATGGGGTGTGGTAAGACATTGATCTGCCTGGCAGTCATCCTGGCAACACGCTGTCATGTCCCTGCCATACCGCCTCTGTACCGTGAAGGAGAAGTCAGACGTGAAAAATGTGCGAGCCTTGTTGAGATGGCGGCGACAGCTGCTGGCCAGTCTTCGATGCCTTGGAAGAGCTATTTTGATCGTCTCGGCCGTTCTGGAATGACTTTTACAAGGTGCATCAAAGCTTGCGAGGATAATAGAGGCTCGTATAAGATACCTCCACCACCTACACGACACAGTGGTCGCTCTGGCGTCGCATATCCCAGGCCACCTCCTCAGCTTGTGCGGCTCACCTCGGGGACATTGATTGTTGTACCTCCCAACTTGGTTGACCACTGGGAAGAACAAATTGCTCGGCACAGCCAAGGGCTTAAAGTTCTCGTCTTACGAAACATGTCGAATGCTACTCCCAATTCGGATGACCTCTTGCAGTACGACATTATCTTGTTTTCAAGATGGCGTTTCGACCAGGAGGCCGGCGAAGCAGTCAACAACAGACGCGGCGTCTTCAACAACACAATGGAGTCTCCATTGTTTAGCCTTCATTGGCTTCGTATCATCATTGACGAAGGCCACAACGTAGCTGGATCTAGCCAAACTTCAAGAACAAGATACCTTCTGGACAAATTGCATATTGAGCGCCGTTGGATTGTGTCTGGAACACCGTCCAGCGGCCTTTATGGAGTGGAGGTGAGCTTGGCTTCACACGAAACGAATACCAGCAGCGACACCGATCTATCAGAGGCTACCGAAGCTGTTCTtcaagaaaagaggaagatagAGGCGAGAGACGATCAAGATCTTAGGAAGTTGAAACCCATAGTGGTCAACTTTTTTGATCTGAAGCCATGGTCGAACCCTCTGTCCAATGACCATGCCGAGTGGACCAAGTACATGAGACTTGTTGGGAAGGATGGGAAACGTCGAAAAGTGCAGGCTCTTCGCGCCACGCTTCAGAGCCTTGTCGTACGGCATCGCATGGAAGTGATTCATAGTGAAATCACTCTGCCAAGGCTCTACAACAAGGTCGTTTATTTGGAGCCAACTTTTTACGACAAACTAAACCTAAACCTGTTTATCTTCGTTTTGGCAGTCAACGCAATAACATCAGAACGGGAAGGTGATGATTACATGTTCCATACAAAGAATAAGAAGCATTTGAGGACTTTGATCAACAATCTCCGGCAGGCTGGGTTTTGGTGGGCAGGCTCGAATCTGGACCTTTCTGCGACCGTGAAGAATGCTCTGGAATAcctggagaaaaagagagctCATATGAGACAGGAGGATATCACAACTTTGACTGAGGGGATAGAGATAGCCGAAAAGGCATTCTCCAGCGGACCATGGAATGCATTTAGGCAGCTGAATGAACTGGGTGTCTACGTTCGCGATTTTCCTTCTCATGCTCGAGGCTTGTGGGCACTTGACCCTTCGAAACCAGACGCTGAGCCCCTCCATATGGGCATCTACCAGGCTTGTCGCGCGCAGCAATTTGTCAAAGAACACTTGAAATCGGTGGACCCAGCCGAAGGCCTCGCTGGAGCGGGCATAAAAGCCCGCCGTGAGCAAACAGAAGCTGCAGAGAGGCAAGGCCCTGAGTTAGGCTTTGCAACCTTCCCAAAGGCTTCGAAGAAGGCGCCGAAGAAGTCATTCTCCAAAGGTCTAATGAAGTCTCTACCACCGGACTCTCCCCTGACACAGACCAAGTTGCTTGGTACGACATCGGCCAAGCTGTCGTATCTACTTAGTCGGGTTATGGAATTGCACAGTGAGGAGAAGATTATTATTTTCTATGACAGCACGAATTCGGGCGTTTGGATTGCCGAGGGTCTTGATCTGCTTGGCATTGAATACCGCATGTATGCGAGTACGCTTAGTCCCGAGCTCCGGACGAGTTACTTGAATCTTTTCCGAGAAAGCGAAGAAATCCGAGTATTCTTGATGGACCTGCATCAAGCATCTCATGGGCTCCATATCGCTAATGCGTCCCGTGTTTTCTTCGTCAACCCCATCTGGCAGCCGAATGTGGAGAGCCAGGCCATCAAACGAGCACATCGAATTGGACAAACTCGGCCGGTATACGTCGAGACTCTTGTCCTCAAAGACACACTGGAGGATAAAATGTTGAAGCGCCGCAAGGCAATGTcagagaaggagatgcaAGAAGCCGAAAAGGATCTGCTTGACGACAGCACGATGAGCACTATCATCCAAAACGAAAGGTTCATTCCAATGCCGGAAGGCGAGGACTCGGCCCATGTCGCATATCTCTCTTCGCCATTAGACTTTTTTGGTCGCCATAAACTGGCGATTCCTGACGACGTAGGTGATGTGGAGAAGTCTCCTTCGAAGCGCAAACGTCTGTCGTCTAACGGCAAGACCCATTTGGACACCGAACCAGACATAATAACGCCCAAGAAGCGAAAATCCTCCGCCGGTTTGGTGTTTCTTTCCCCTGGAGGTATCTTGATGACACCCAGTAGAAATTCTCGATCTAAAACACCTTCAGTCACCGGCATCGACCAGGAAAAAGGCGGAATCTGTGCATTATCTGAGACACCAAACAGTGTCCAACAGAACCCTGAGTCCATATTTGGGCCTTAG
- the vosA gene encoding protein vosA — protein MPLFPANPRGLSDLPSHRNGLLDSYSAVQGLQLTMLSNTSSDFELIIRQQPNRARVAGGKEKERKPVDPPPIVQLRVREEGSYLAHLYDANEDQPVPVPPATALAGTLVSSLHRLKDVDNNDGGFFVFGDLSVKIEGEFRLKFTLFEMRKDVVTYLKSIISDRFTVSPPKTFPGMQESTFLSRSFADQGVKLRIRKEPRTLSLKRPPRPEEYPQQPLPRSPDRSSMQMSGNAFTGYPAAGRDYAYYGTPVKRQRTSVDYGNRGIYDAEGRMRQVDAYPQTTAMYPNQPGTYQTPMMQGYPAGHTGVPDYAMPYGIPPSAQVAQMQDPAAHARSSQQATMQSLGMMNQPGTPTADSTAAMMPQGYPQPRTQQYQTSSTILPPLQRNRNFPQGTNGASARGYFDQASQGATPILPSQPMGSTEGDRYGAAPGQTTFEHPGSHNGTPR, from the exons ATGCCTCTCTTTCCCGCGAATCCCAGAGGTTTGTCCGACCTTCCTTCGCACCGGAATGGTCTTCTCGACTCTTACTCAGCTGTCCAGGGTCTCCAACTGACAATGTTGTCCAACACCAGTTCTGACTTCGAGTTGATCATTCGCCAGCAGCCCAATCGGGCGCGCGTGGCCGGTGGGAAGGAGAAAG AACGCAAGCCAGTCGATCCGCCGCCGATTGTGCAACTCCGGGTAAGAGAGGAAGGGAGCTATCTCGCGCA TCTGTACGATGCCAATGAAGATCAGCCAGTTCCCGTACCGCCGGCCACAGCTTTGGCAGGCACTCTTGTCTCGTCGCTTCATCGGTTGAAGGATGTGGATAATAATG ACGGCGGATTCTTCGTATTTGGGGATTTGTCCGTCAAAATCGAAGGGGAGTTCCGACTGAAGTTTACCTTGTTTGAGATGCGAAA GGATGTGGTTACCTACCTGAAATCCATTATCTCTGATCGCTTCACTG TTTCACCGCCAAAAACTTTCCCTGGAATGCAAGAATCCACGTTCCTTTCTCGGTCATTTGCCGACCAGGGTGTCAAACTACGCATCAGAAAAGAGCCTCGCACACTGTCTCT GAAACGGCCGCCTCGGCCGGAAGAGTATCCCCAGCAGCCACTCCCTCGCTCCCCGGACCGGTCTTCGATGCAAATGTCGGGGAACGCTTTCACTGGCTATCCGGCAGCAGGCAGAGATTATGCATACTACGGGACACCGGTCAAACGTCAGCGGACGTCTGTAGACTACGGAAACAGAGGCATCTATGACGCCGAAGGTCGAATGCGCCAGGTGGATGCGTATCCACAAACCACCGCCATGTATCCGAATCAGCCAGGTACCTACCAGACACCCATGATGCAAGGATATCCTGCTGGTCATACGGGAGTACCAGATTATGCG ATGCCCTATGGGATCCCGCCATCCGCTCAGGTGGCCCAAATGCAGGATCCAGCGGCCCACGCACGCTCCAGCCAGCAAGCGACGATGCAATCTTTAGGCATGATGAACCAGCCAGGTACTCCT ACCGCAGATTCGACGGCCGCCATGATGCCTCAAGGATATCCCCAACCGCGAACGCAACAGTACCAAACAAGCTCTACAATTTTACCACCTTTGCAACGGAATCGCAACTTTCCACAAGGGACCAACGGTGCATCTGCACGAGGTTACTTTGATCAGGCGTCACAAGGTGCAACTCCAATTCTCCCGTCACAACCCATGGGTTCAACCGAAGGGGATCGATATGGCGCTGCGCCCGGTCAAACAACCTTTGAGCATCCTGGCTCACATAATGGAACACCCCGATAA